The Sphingobacterium lactis sequence AAGGCTACCCCGGCGAGCTCCGCACAACGGTAAGTTATGAACTCACCAATGAAAATGAGATCATCATAAAGTTCCGCGCCATCAGCAATGCATCCACGGTCGTTAACCTGACCAACCATGCCTATTTCAACCTGAATGGGGAAGGCAATGGCGATATCCTTAACCATACCTTCACGATCCATGCGGATGAATTCCTGCCATTGAACGAACAGCAGATCCCAACAGGCGAAATCCTTCCGGTGGAAGGTTCGGTATTCGACTTCAGGGAAGGGAAATCAATAGCATCTGATATCAATAGTGCGGAACAGCAGATCCAAGTGGCCCAAGGATTCGACCATACTTTTATCAATAAGCTGCCGATCAGCCAACCAATCGCCACGGCCTATTCCCGCGAGTCGGGCATCGCACTGGAAGTGTACAGCACAGAACCGGGACTTCATCTCTACACCGGAAACTTCCTGCAGGATGATACCGGTAAATCGGGGCATGCCTATCTGCGGTATGGGGGCTTCTGTTTTGAAGCGCAACATTATCCCGATAGCCCCAATCAGGACGCTTTCCCTAAAGTGACCCTCGAACCAGGCGAGGTATTTGAAAGCGAAATACGGTATAAGTTCAAAATTAGAAAGGACTAACTTAGCATATTAAAACATAAAAAAGGCGTTCAACAAAAATTGAACGCCTTTCGTATGTTATAGCTATTCGACTTCTATTTCAAGAGCTCCGCCAATGCCTGTTCCACTTTCTCGAAACCGAACTCCTGTTTGACCTCTGCAAACATCCGTTCGATCTGGTCGTTGCAGAGATTGCCGATACTTCCCTCGTGCGTATGGTTCACTTCTTTTGCTGGCTGAAACGTTCCTTCCTCAATGGCCAGACCGATATTGCGGTACGCCTCCCGGAAAGGGATGCCCTGAAGCACCTCATTGTTCACCACTTCCACACTGAACAGGTAATCGTATTTCGGATCGTTCAGAATGTCCTCCTTGATGGTGATATGCTCCAACATGTACTTGGCGATTGCCAGGCAGTCGTTTAGCGATTGGAATGCCGGAAATAGGTTTTCCTTCAGCAATTGCAGATCCCTATGGTATCCAACAGGCAGGTTGGTCGTCATGAGTGCGATTTCATTCGGAAGCGCCTGGATCTTATTGCATCTGGAGCGGATCAATTCGAACACATCCGGATTCTTTTTATGCGGCATAATGGATGAGCCGGTGGTGAGATGAGCCGGAAAGGAAATAAATCCAAAGTTCTGGTTGATGAACAGCGTTACATCCATGGCAAATTTTGCCAAGGTTGCAGCGATGGAACTCATGGCCTGTGCAAGGATACGCTCGGTCTTGCCCCTACCCATCTGTGCATAGACCACATTATAATTCAAATCATCAAAACCCAACAGTTGCGTGGTCATGGTACGGTTTAACGGGAAGGAAGAACCATAACCTGCCGCCGACCCCAACGGATTCTTGTT is a genomic window containing:
- a CDS encoding aldose epimerase family protein, whose product is MTTYKLPSAQAFESNIHGKNTHLITLKNRAGMQIALSDYGARLVSALVPDKHGDLIDVVLGFPSISDYAEAKEQYHGATVGRFCNRIANGRFALAGKEFALAQNNGSNALHGGPEGFHRKVWDRQVSFKKLVDFYYVSPDGEEGYPGELRTTVSYELTNENEIIIKFRAISNASTVVNLTNHAYFNLNGEGNGDILNHTFTIHADEFLPLNEQQIPTGEILPVEGSVFDFREGKSIASDINSAEQQIQVAQGFDHTFINKLPISQPIATAYSRESGIALEVYSTEPGLHLYTGNFLQDDTGKSGHAYLRYGGFCFEAQHYPDSPNQDAFPKVTLEPGEVFESEIRYKFKIRKD
- the argH gene encoding argininosuccinate lyase; protein product: MKIWQKNIDVDSFVETFTVGQDREMDLQLAGADVLGSLAHTRMLNSIGLMTDADLGAVQQELKNIYQEILSDSFQIEDSVEDVHSQVEMMLTERIGEAGKKIHSGRSRNDQVLVDLKLYFRSEIESIFKNTELLFEQLISLSNTYKSVLMPGYTHLQIAMPSSFGLWFGAYAESLVDDLHLLKAAWAVCNKNPLGSAAGYGSSFPLNRTMTTQLLGFDDLNYNVVYAQMGRGKTERILAQAMSSIAATLAKFAMDVTLFINQNFGFISFPAHLTTGSSIMPHKKNPDVFELIRSRCNKIQALPNEIALMTTNLPVGYHRDLQLLKENLFPAFQSLNDCLAIAKYMLEHITIKEDILNDPKYDYLFSVEVVNNEVLQGIPFREAYRNIGLAIEEGTFQPAKEVNHTHEGSIGNLCNDQIERMFAEVKQEFGFEKVEQALAELLK